The DNA region CTTATTACCGCAACAACCGTGCAGAGTGCTACAGGTGTTGTTGATGACAACACTAAGTTACCTAAGCTATTTTTGGTTTCAATAGGGCTGATTGCTATGTTTTGTGCTTTGGGCGAGGGGGCTGTAGCCGACTGGAGTGCGGTTATTATGCGCCAAGAGTTTGCTACCGATATGAGCTTTGCCGGTTGGGCATACGCAATATTTTCAATCTTTATGGTACTTGCAAGGTTATTCGGTCATACCGTTATTGATAAATATGGTGTCACTTTAGTCGTTAGAGGATGTGCATTATTCAGTCTTTTGGGGGTGATGATGATTATATTGGTGCAATCACCTTATATTGCTCTGCTTGGCTTCGCATTTATGGGGGTAGGTTACTCTATTATTGTGCCGCTAGTGTTTTCAAAAGCTGCTTCTGTTAATGAGCACAAGTCGGGCGTTGCGATTGCATTTGTCGCGACATTTACCTATGGAGGTTTGTTGTGTGGCCCCGTTATTATTGGTGTGCTAGCGCATCATACTTCGTTAAAAGAAGCCTTGTATTTATTGGCCGTGTTACCCGGATACACATTAATGAGGGCTTTTTTGCTGGCCCCCAACTATCAGAAGATCAATCAATAACCTCAATTTTAGCTAAAGTATATTTAATCACGCAACGACAAGATTAATTAAGCTGTCTTGTTAGTTTAATGCGTTTTTGTCAGCTATCGCTTCAAGTGCAGTGTTTTCAGCATTCGGTGTTTCTTGATACCACAAAGGCCTTTTAGTTAACGTTATCCATTTGTGTTTAAGCAGTAGCAATAACGGTCTTTTATGGTATTTTTACGTGATCTAAACGTCAACTTTGTAATTTAAAGACTCTTTAAACAAATAGTCATATATTATTCACCTAATTGTGTGTGTTGTTATATGTGTGTGTTGTTATATTAGTATAATCGGTTAAATGAGTGTTTA from Shewanella polaris includes:
- a CDS encoding MFS transporter — its product is MHSLKNNIYAVSLLFIFNGCLFGSWAAKVPFFKQKFALDEQTLSLFLLLLAFGAVVSFPLAGRLSDKLGVQVMSKLAYVLYPIPFIGLALSNNTIFLAVALFCFGFLHGGMDVVMNSWAAKTEGLTNKKLMPFFHAMFSLGAGVGAASSVLLMWADIGTLVHFIIICGFFAPFYMLLRQPKLITATTVQSATGVVDDNTKLPKLFLVSIGLIAMFCALGEGAVADWSAVIMRQEFATDMSFAGWAYAIFSIFMVLARLFGHTVIDKYGVTLVVRGCALFSLLGVMMIILVQSPYIALLGFAFMGVGYSIIVPLVFSKAASVNEHKSGVAIAFVATFTYGGLLCGPVIIGVLAHHTSLKEALYLLAVLPGYTLMRAFLLAPNYQKINQ